Proteins encoded within one genomic window of Mauremys mutica isolate MM-2020 ecotype Southern chromosome 11, ASM2049712v1, whole genome shotgun sequence:
- the LOC123344097 gene encoding coiled-coil domain-containing protein 33-like, producing the protein MTLQRARLKAEEKTLDFEFEVVNVQFNEKGRYALRLTVENPLLEGSGAGVRLQVNEGDVLYTSSGTTDIIEQSNLSEIYAFERRRFLFTLPKGFCKNDKNHDVRLRIEALRLSGPSLKSSLRAGEAFFAIYPRTNQPRMNLFARKDEDLYRYSDIMALLRVGEDELAMHCGRLAYAVSFHEHRLPARKETPVSSHQLSPWLSAREDGEQDGVHTQRAPFPVPLQSLDGPHHSCPHSTPEALTSSAYHSPPIKPRTLSAEQVTELPGEPDQRAFPELRNDSADEVHSSFSPPSSPAVPRGLLSSASFHLSSPGHSPELGSQDPFTGLQPSPASHLVIALPPSCHMVLQ; encoded by the exons ATGACCCTGCAGAGGGCACGTCTGAAGGCCGAGGAGAAGACCCTTGACTTTGAGTTTGAGGTGGTGAATGTGCAGTTCAATGAAAAGGGCCGATATGCCCTGAGGCTGACAGTGGAAAACCCACTGCTGGAGGGGTCCGGGGCTGGGGTGCGCCTGCAGGTGAATGAGGGAGATGTCCTCTATACCAGCTCGGGGACCACTGACATCATTGAGCAAAGCAACCTCAGCGAGATCTATGCCTTTGAGAGGAGGAGGTTCCTCTTCACCTTGCCTAAAG gattctgcAAGAATGACAAGAACCATGATGTGCGCCTCCGGATCGAGGCCCTGCGGCTCAGCGGACCCTCACTGAAGAGCAGCCTCCGGGCCGGGGAAGCCTTCTTTGCCATCTACCCTCGCACCAACCAGCCGAGGATGAACCTCTTCGCCAGGAAAGACGAGGACCTGTACCGCTACAGCGACAtcatggcactgctgcgggtgGGCGAGGACGAGCTGGCAATGCATTGTGGGAGGCTGGCCTACGCCGTATCCTTCCATGAGCACCGTCTGCCTGCAAGGAAGGAGACACCAGTGTCTTCCCACCAGCTTTCACCCTGGCTATCTGCAAGAGAGGATGGGGAACAAGATGGGGTGCATACCCAAAGAGCGCCCTTCCCAGTGCCCCTCCAGTCTCTGGATGGCCCCCATCACAGCTGCCCCCATTCTACTCCAGAAGCATTGACATCATCTGCTTATCATTCGCCGCCCATCAAGCCCCGCACCCTCTCTGCTGAG CAGGTGACTGAGCTGCCTGGTGAGCCTGACCAAAGAGCCTTCCCAGAGCTAAGGAATGACTCTGCAGATGAAGTGcactcctccttctctcccccttcctCACCAGCTGTGCCAAGGGGATTGCTGAGCAGTGCCAGTTTCCACCTCTCTTCACCAGGACACAGCCCCGAGCTGGGATCCCAGGACCCCTTCACTGGGTTGCAG CCAAGTCCCGCCAGCCACCTGGTCATTGCATTGCCTCCCTCCTGCCATATGGTGCTCCAGTga